The Deltaproteobacteria bacterium genomic interval CGCCACCACGACGTCGGTCGGGAGGCCGCAGGCGACCTCGCGCGCGAAGGTCGGCCCGGAGAGAAAGGCGAGGCGCTCGGGCTCGAGGTCGGGCATCGTCTCCTCGAGCACCATCGACATGAGCTTCAGCGTCCGCTCCTCGATACCCTTCGTGGCGACCACGACGAGCGCGTCGCTCCGCACGCCTGGGGCCGCCAGCGTCGACACGGCGCGCAGGTGGCTCGAGGGGGGGACGAGGACGACCACGTCCCCGCTCGCCGCCACCTCCCGGGCATCCGCCGATGCCCGGATGGTGTCCGGGAGCGAGACGTCCGGGAGGTAGACCGAATTCGTGTGCCGGGTGGCGATCTCCTCGGCCACTTCGGGCTCGTACGCCCACGCCGTCACCGCGTGCTCGAGCCTCGCCAGGTGGCAGGCGAGCGCGGTGCCCCACGCTCCGGAGCCGACGACCGCGAATCGTGTCATGCGCCCCTATACAGCCCCGCGCCGGATGCTGCCATTCACGCCGGGACGCGGCGGGCACCGGACCGTCGCCGCCACTACGAACGGGCGGCGCGCCTACTTCACGGCGGGCAGGCCGGCGACGATGCGCCGGTACTCCTCCTCGCCGAAGGCGCGGCAGGTCTCGATGCGCACGTTGCCCCTGGCGCTGAGGGCGAGCGAGAGCTTGACCGCCGTCTCGTCGTCCGGCGCCTCGGCGATGACCACCGCGTCGTACTTGCCGGTCACCAGGTAGAAGTCCCGGAGCTTCGCGCCGGCGGCTCGGTACGCCTCCCTGGCCGCTTCGAGCCGGGCGGGCCCGTCCTTGATCGCCTCGATCCCACGCTGCGTGAAGCGGAGCAACGACACGAAGGTCGGCATGGCATTACCTCCTGTTCGTGGTGCCTCTCACCCGAAGACCGGCAGCCGCCGCCGCGCTGCGAGGCCGTCGAGCATCTCCTGCATGATCCTGCTCACCCGGTCGTAGGCGTGCCGCACGGCGCGCGCGTCGCACGCCGCGTCGGGATCGTGGCCCAGCTCGATCGGCGGGCCGACGCGGTACACGAACTTCGCGGGCAGCGGCAGGTAGGGCAGGAAGCCCGAGAGCCACACGCCCCACGGCAGGCCCAGGTTCACCGGCAACGTCTTGACGCGCGTCCAGCGCGACATCCCCGTCCAGCGCGCCAGGCGCTGACTCGAGAAGAGCGTGACGTAGACCTCGTGTCCCCCGACGTCGACCACGGGCAGGATCGGGACGCCGTGCTCGAGCGCCAGCTGGACGAAGCCCGCGCGGCCGTGGAAGTCGATGGTGTGGCGGCGCCAGAAGCTCTTGAGACAGTCGAGCTCCCCGCCCGGGTAGATGAGAAGCGGCGCCCCCAGCCGGAGGACCTTCGCGGCGTTCTCGCGCGAGGCGCGCAGCCCGCCCATCTTGACGAGGAAGGTCCGCAAGAGCGGGATGCGGAGCGCGGCGTCGTGCACCATCGCGTATGCGGGACGCTCCACGCCGAGGAGCGACCACCAGTACGACACCAGCACCCAGCAGTCGGGGAGGAGCGGCCCGCCGTTGTGGTTCGCGACCGCGATGAACGGGCGGTCGCGGGGGACGTTGTCCGCGCCGTCGATCTCCGCCCGGAAGTAATGGATCCTGAGCGCGTCGAAGAACGGGAGGGCGATCTCGCGGATGAACTCCGGATCCCGGGCGCCGGGGTCCGAGACGTCGACGTCGTGCACGAAGAGGTCGGCCAGCTGCATGGCCAGTCCGGACGTCTCTCGGGAAGCGAAGAGGAGGAGTTGACGCATAGGCCCGCCCGCGGGCGGCGTCAAGGGGGGCCGCGCTGCGGGGCCCCGTGCGCCCCTCCCCGGCGGGGAGCTTCAGCGGTAGGCGATCACCGCCCGCTGCGGCGACGGGACCAGCTCCCAGAGCTCGCTGCGCGCGAAGCCGACGTTGCGGAACATGCGCTCGTACTCGGTGAAGGTGTAGGCGTCGCCCGCCGGCGTGCCGGCCAGCATGACGAGCGCGAACGCCGCGGCGTCGGGCGGCGCGACGCGGCTCTCGTCCGGCACCATCTCGACCGCCACGGCGCGGCCGCCGGGCGCGAGCGCCCGATGGACCTTGCCGAGCAGCGCCTCGCAGCCGGCCGGGTCGAAGTGGTGGAGGATGTTGGTGAGCAGGACGAGATCGTAGCCCGAGCCGTAGTCCACCTCGAAGGCGCTCCCGGGGAGCGTCCGGAAGCGGTTCGCCACCCCGGCCGCGCGTGCGTTCTCCGCGGCCACGGCGAGCACGTTCTTCCAGTCGAGCGCGACGATCTCGGCCTTCGGGTTGTGCATGGCGAGCGTGATCCCGAAGAGGCCGTGGCCCGCGGCGATGTCGAGCACCTTCCACGGCCCCGCGGCCGAGGCGTCGAGCCGGTTGGCGAGCAGCTCGGCCATCATCCGCGCCAGCGGCGCCATCGAGCGCGCGAACTCGACCCACATGGGATGGTCCGGGGCGAGCTGCTCCTCGCCGACCGCGGCCCGCCCCGTGCGCACGGCGGTGGTGAGCTGGCCGAAGCCCCGCATCACCTGCGGCGAGGCGAGGAAGTGGATCGCCGTGGCGATGCAGGCGGGCGAGGCGCGGTCGAGGAACGTCGCAGCGGCGGGGGCGAGCGCGTACCGCCCGTCGCTCTTCACCAGGAACCCGTGCACCACCAGGTAGTCGGCGAGGATGCGCACCCCGCGCTCCGACGCCTGGCAGCGCGCGGCGATCTCCTGCAAGCTGCCGGCCCCCGCGCCGATCGCCGTGAACAGGTCGACGTCGATTGCGGCCCGTAGTGCCTCGGTCTTCTGATACGAGAGGAAGGCCTGAAAGACCGCCGACGGGCCCAGCACGGTCTCGGTCTCTCCCATGGTGACCCGCCTTATACTGCGCTGGGCGGCGCGGAAGCCACCCCGCTCACTCGACGCGCACGCGCACCGCCTCGGAGCCGGCGCGCGCGAACGGCAGCCGCGCCTGGAAGGTGTGCTCGCCGGGGGCGAGCGCCCAGCGCGTGGTGTACGGGTAGTCCACCACCCGGAAAGGCGCGCCGTCGACGTACCAGACGACCTGCTCGGCCGGCGGCTCGACGATCACGCGCAGCGCGAGCGTCGTCATGATGGCCGGGCTCTCGGGGTCGCGCACGAGCATGAGCCCGCTCCGCGGCGCGAGGATGCGAAGGCGCGAGGGCGGCGCCTCGCGCGCGAGGGGCGCGGGCGGCGCATCGAGCGGGCTCACCCCCACCGGCGGGCGCGGGAGCCCGTTCGCCGCCGCCCACGCGGCGTAGCGCGCGGGGAGCACCGTGAAGCGCCGCACCTCGACGAAGCGGCGGGGCGTCGCGGCCGAGGCGAGGAGCCCGTCGCGCGCGTCCACCGGCTCGAGGACGTGCGCGTCGCAGTCCTCGAGCGGCTCCTGGCCCGGGCGGAACCACTCCAGCAGCACCTGCCCGCACGCGTGCGTGGCGCGCTTGCCGGTGAGGGCGCAGATGCGGACCGCGCGATAGCCCCGCGGCGGCGGGAACTGGAGGTCCTCGAGGCCGTCCTGCTGGCCCTGGTGGAGGTGGCCGAGGATGCGCTGCGCGAGGCCCGCGGCCGAGCTGAAGGCCGTGAGCCGGCTCATCGGCCGGTAGTCCGGACGGCCGAGCCAGACGCCGACCACGTAGCGCGTCGAGTACGCCACCGTCAGGGCATCGCGGTACTTGGACGACGTGCCCGTCTTCACCGCGACCGGGAACGGGTACTCGCTCGGCCCCATGCGCGGGAAGGTCGGCAGGCGCGCCATCGGGTCGGCGAGGAAGAGCGTCACCAGGCGCGCGGTGTCCTCGGAGAGGAGGCGCCGCGGCGGGGCGAGCGACTGGCCCCGATACCACACCAGCTCGCCGGCGCGCCCGTCGCCGGCCAGCACCGCATAGG includes:
- a CDS encoding methyltransferase domain-containing protein, which gives rise to MGETETVLGPSAVFQAFLSYQKTEALRAAIDVDLFTAIGAGAGSLQEIAARCQASERGVRILADYLVVHGFLVKSDGRYALAPAAATFLDRASPACIATAIHFLASPQVMRGFGQLTTAVRTGRAAVGEEQLAPDHPMWVEFARSMAPLARMMAELLANRLDASAAGPWKVLDIAAGHGLFGITLAMHNPKAEIVALDWKNVLAVAAENARAAGVANRFRTLPGSAFEVDYGSGYDLVLLTNILHHFDPAGCEALLGKVHRALAPGGRAVAVEMVPDESRVAPPDAAAFALVMLAGTPAGDAYTFTEYERMFRNVGFARSELWELVPSPQRAVIAYR
- a CDS encoding GYD domain-containing protein — protein: MPTFVSLLRFTQRGIEAIKDGPARLEAAREAYRAAGAKLRDFYLVTGKYDAVVIAEAPDDETAVKLSLALSARGNVRIETCRAFGEEEYRRIVAGLPAVK
- a CDS encoding acyltransferase family protein gives rise to the protein MRQLLLFASRETSGLAMQLADLFVHDVDVSDPGARDPEFIREIALPFFDALRIHYFRAEIDGADNVPRDRPFIAVANHNGGPLLPDCWVLVSYWWSLLGVERPAYAMVHDAALRIPLLRTFLVKMGGLRASRENAAKVLRLGAPLLIYPGGELDCLKSFWRRHTIDFHGRAGFVQLALEHGVPILPVVDVGGHEVYVTLFSSQRLARWTGMSRWTRVKTLPVNLGLPWGVWLSGFLPYLPLPAKFVYRVGPPIELGHDPDAACDARAVRHAYDRVSRIMQEMLDGLAARRRLPVFG